A window of Chitinophaga sp. MM2321 contains these coding sequences:
- a CDS encoding sialidase family protein, whose translation MNFRISLMLLFVLAICGCKEVAKEKVAGEKSTGEGTITSTGYWIPEHVEEIKDMKGWGPYVRLEDGNLLTVNANKSMISKDEGKTWTEEHAIFTDSTKYSIGSPVMIRTTKNIIILAFSNGAEMANWNWNNTTHDSPGATLPTYVVRSLDGGKTWQDLQKLHSEWTGMIRDIIETKDGSVVFTSMKMLHNPGRHTVMTYTSSNGGVKWVPSNIIDLGGIGNHSGVMESTLVQLKDGTLWMILRTNWGNFWQAFSNDEGWTWKEFAPTNIDASSSPGIIHRLNSGRLVFIWNRLYPEGKKEYTMRPGDNNLAEVPASWQREEVSMMLSDDDGNTWTKPVVIAKAHADKKKWMSYPYIFEVKPGELWITMLQCDLRIKLNEKDFVTAQTGTK comes from the coding sequence ATGAATTTTAGAATCTCATTAATGCTGCTATTTGTTCTTGCCATTTGTGGGTGCAAAGAAGTAGCAAAGGAAAAAGTTGCCGGTGAAAAAAGTACGGGTGAAGGTACGATCACCTCAACAGGTTATTGGATACCGGAGCATGTGGAAGAAATAAAAGACATGAAAGGCTGGGGACCTTATGTCCGTCTGGAAGATGGAAACCTGTTGACTGTAAATGCTAACAAAAGCATGATCAGCAAGGATGAAGGGAAAACATGGACAGAAGAACATGCCATTTTCACAGACAGCACTAAATACAGTATTGGATCACCGGTAATGATCCGGACCACCAAGAACATTATTATCCTTGCTTTCTCAAATGGCGCCGAAATGGCTAACTGGAACTGGAACAATACCACGCATGACTCGCCCGGCGCTACATTGCCTACTTACGTGGTGCGCAGCCTGGACGGTGGTAAAACGTGGCAGGATTTGCAGAAACTTCATTCCGAATGGACGGGTATGATTAGGGATATTATAGAAACGAAAGATGGAAGTGTTGTATTCACTTCTATGAAGATGCTGCATAACCCGGGCCGCCACACGGTGATGACCTATACCTCCAGTAATGGCGGCGTAAAATGGGTACCCAGCAATATCATTGATCTGGGTGGCATCGGTAATCACAGCGGTGTAATGGAATCTACATTGGTACAATTGAAAGACGGCACTCTCTGGATGATTCTGCGCACCAACTGGGGCAACTTCTGGCAGGCATTTTCCAATGATGAAGGCTGGACCTGGAAAGAATTTGCTCCTACAAATATTGATGCCAGCTCATCTCCCGGCATTATTCACCGGCTCAACAGTGGCCGCCTGGTATTTATATGGAATCGCCTCTATCCGGAAGGTAAAAAAGAATATACGATGAGACCGGGTGATAATAATCTCGCAGAAGTGCCTGCCAGCTGGCAACGGGAAGAAGTATCCATGATGCTGTCTGATGATGACGGTAATACCTGGACCAAACCGGTAGTCATTGCCAAGGCTCACGCGGATAAAAAGAAATGGATGTCTTACCCCTACATTTTTGAAGTGAAACCCGGAGAACTGTGGATCACTATGCTGCAGTGTGACCTGAGAATAAAACTGAATGAAAAGGATTTTGTAACCGCACAAACAGGTACTAAATAA
- a CDS encoding sialidase family protein yields MRYQRNKRQYSVINIFCPERKMWSMAVFFIAASTLFGCNAAKKNTGAISPDTATVLQLNPGPDNPRNSEGDFITLKNGNILFVYTYFSGDNGDDHGHAYLVSRSSSDQGKTWSKEDKLVVKQEGDMNVMSVSLLRLQNGKIALFYLKKNSMADCIPLMRISDDEAKTWSEPTTCITDRVGYFVLNNNRVIQLKNGRLVMAVALHKVPTDKTWSNSGKLYSYYSDDNGRTWTNSAEVPNPEKIVTQEPGLVELKNGNLLMYIRAGAGVQCLSYSSDKGATWSTIEKSTLVSPLSPATIARVPGTGDLLVVWNNNGLTKYRTPLNIAISKDEGKTWGNIKTLEDDKSRGYCYTAIHFTSKHVLLGYCAGSQASGSGAGILSQTDIKRLSLDWIYK; encoded by the coding sequence ATGCGATACCAGAGAAACAAACGGCAGTATAGTGTAATAAATATTTTTTGCCCGGAGAGAAAGATGTGGAGCATGGCTGTTTTTTTTATAGCTGCATCAACCCTGTTTGGTTGTAATGCCGCAAAAAAGAATACCGGGGCAATATCACCGGATACCGCAACTGTATTGCAACTGAATCCCGGACCTGATAACCCCCGCAATAGTGAAGGCGACTTTATTACTTTAAAGAACGGAAATATACTTTTTGTGTATACCTATTTTTCCGGAGATAACGGAGATGACCATGGGCATGCTTACCTCGTTAGCAGGTCTTCTTCGGATCAGGGAAAAACATGGAGTAAGGAAGATAAGCTGGTCGTGAAACAGGAAGGAGATATGAACGTGATGTCGGTATCTCTGCTGCGCTTACAGAATGGTAAAATCGCTTTATTCTATCTGAAGAAAAATTCTATGGCTGACTGTATCCCATTGATGCGGATCTCTGATGATGAAGCTAAAACCTGGAGTGAACCCACAACATGTATCACGGATAGGGTAGGCTATTTCGTGTTGAATAACAATCGGGTTATTCAGTTAAAGAATGGCAGACTGGTGATGGCGGTAGCACTTCATAAGGTACCTACAGATAAAACATGGTCTAATAGTGGAAAGTTGTATAGCTACTATTCAGATGATAATGGCCGTACCTGGACTAACAGCGCGGAAGTGCCTAATCCCGAAAAGATAGTTACACAGGAACCCGGATTAGTGGAACTGAAAAACGGGAACCTCCTGATGTATATCCGTGCGGGCGCCGGTGTACAATGCCTCAGCTATTCAAGCGATAAAGGCGCTACCTGGAGTACTATAGAAAAGAGCACCCTTGTTTCACCACTTTCTCCGGCTACCATAGCAAGGGTACCGGGTACGGGAGATTTACTGGTAGTATGGAATAACAATGGATTGACCAAATACAGAACACCTTTAAATATTGCTATTTCCAAAGATGAAGGTAAAACCTGGGGAAATATAAAAACATTGGAAGATGATAAAAGCAGGGGGTATTGTTACACCGCCATTCACTTCACCAGCAAACATGTGTTACTGGGATATTGCGCCGGCAGTCAGGCCAGTGGCAGTGGTGCCGGTATCCTGTCGCAAACGGATATAAAAAGACTAAGCCTGGATTGGATTTATAAATGA
- a CDS encoding VCBS repeat-containing protein, giving the protein MQVGRSTSSYCKLLLGGFCFLAMTFLSNRVLAQTWTQDSYAGFSAGSTDAAGQNLYITKQGDIRNIHRFDLNTDGYIDLLFNSTHNYDYYVPATLMSMSKDRNIQVGDLAVDGSISVEIADLNRDGYPDMVFCPNSNGLQSDRRFLTIIWGAADGWSSARSNGLLPVNGAKSVVVADLNQDSWPDIVTLNSASWMPNQPEGNVIRIYWGSPKGYMLTRYKDVGVDKGTSLAAGDFDANGFADVAVLADDVLKVLWSAKAGEEELKTTAMQDQLNSSGIKLPEADNLCLTAADTDGDGVSDLIIGTAKKIHIIGSGKNKTWKNIKTVAMPVNASSITAGDLDHDGSPDLVISSSLLNPQGGAGMGESKTVKSNSIVMWGNKGEFSASGTTELDAPYAVSTAIADLDNDGQLDIICAVEHGETTYAATSPIFLGKGNRTFEQDKSGIQTKGAYKIGIIPANNKLENKSVHAVICNRMVGNLYENVPLYLYWGGANGFSTDRRTDIPFTSGYHSLAADFNMDGYPDLVSMNSMHGGGEMDPSAGANIFWGGKDGYDFKNKHTVLKEANAANGNVADLNKDGYLDLVIGFFDKMDGSTTDLVIYYGSKDGLETKNRVAISSEGRSTSPTIGDYNKDGWLDIAVASYSKDLLRIFYGGPKGFDAGHQKTVDVPSIIDLETADLNNDGWLDIIACSYNDRVNKHHDTGLEILWGSADGFNSSNAQWLPSFTPLGPVAADFDNDGYLDLFCPAYLGDVTREDLPMNLYWGGPNGFDPGRKTVLFANSGADALAADFNKDGKMDLLIASHTSNGFHSKGMAKLYYNDGQRFTSQSMKVDDIPSPGCHWMWNVDMGHVYNRKFEQSYTSAVFNWKRNNSEGKIDYKADIPAGTKLVFAVRSADTKATLDTKAWQQVESDQFKVEKAHRFLQYKVNFISDNGDRYPVLDRVSVTLK; this is encoded by the coding sequence ATGCAGGTCGGTAGGAGCACATCTTCCTATTGTAAATTACTGCTGGGTGGTTTTTGTTTTCTGGCCATGACCTTTCTTTCCAACAGGGTGTTGGCACAAACCTGGACACAGGATTCCTATGCCGGTTTTTCTGCCGGATCAACAGATGCAGCAGGGCAGAACCTGTACATAACAAAACAAGGAGATATCCGGAACATTCACCGCTTCGACCTCAATACGGATGGTTATATTGATCTGTTGTTCAATAGCACCCATAACTATGACTACTACGTTCCGGCCACTTTAATGAGCATGTCGAAAGACAGGAATATCCAGGTAGGAGACCTGGCGGTAGACGGAAGTATTTCAGTAGAAATCGCTGATCTGAACCGTGATGGATATCCTGATATGGTGTTCTGTCCCAATTCAAATGGGTTGCAGAGTGACCGCCGTTTCTTAACCATTATATGGGGCGCTGCTGATGGCTGGTCATCCGCCAGAAGCAACGGCCTCTTGCCGGTGAATGGCGCAAAATCAGTAGTGGTAGCGGATCTTAATCAGGACAGCTGGCCTGATATTGTTACGCTTAATTCAGCATCCTGGATGCCCAATCAGCCGGAAGGAAATGTGATCCGCATTTATTGGGGTAGCCCCAAAGGATATATGCTCACCCGTTATAAAGATGTGGGCGTAGATAAAGGTACGAGCCTGGCCGCCGGCGATTTCGATGCCAATGGATTTGCTGACGTAGCGGTACTGGCGGATGATGTACTTAAAGTGCTTTGGTCTGCCAAAGCAGGTGAAGAAGAACTAAAGACAACTGCCATGCAGGATCAGCTGAATAGTTCCGGCATTAAATTACCGGAAGCAGATAACCTTTGCCTCACCGCTGCTGATACGGATGGTGATGGCGTTTCGGATCTGATTATCGGCACAGCAAAAAAGATTCATATCATCGGGTCTGGTAAAAACAAGACCTGGAAAAATATTAAGACGGTCGCTATGCCTGTGAATGCCTCCTCCATCACAGCAGGTGATCTGGATCATGATGGCAGCCCTGATTTAGTTATTTCCTCCTCACTGCTCAACCCACAGGGTGGTGCAGGCATGGGTGAAAGTAAAACAGTGAAGAGCAACAGTATTGTTATGTGGGGTAATAAGGGGGAATTTTCAGCTTCCGGTACAACGGAACTGGATGCGCCCTATGCGGTATCTACTGCTATCGCAGACCTGGACAACGATGGCCAGCTGGATATTATCTGTGCAGTAGAACATGGCGAAACAACTTATGCGGCCACATCACCCATCTTTTTGGGTAAAGGGAACCGGACATTTGAACAGGATAAATCCGGTATTCAAACAAAAGGCGCTTATAAAATAGGCATCATCCCTGCAAATAATAAACTGGAAAATAAGTCCGTACATGCGGTTATCTGTAACCGCATGGTAGGTAATTTATATGAGAACGTACCGCTTTATCTCTATTGGGGCGGCGCAAATGGATTCAGTACAGACCGCCGTACAGATATTCCTTTCACCAGCGGTTACCACTCTCTTGCAGCCGACTTTAACATGGATGGATATCCGGACCTGGTATCTATGAATTCCATGCATGGCGGCGGCGAGATGGACCCGTCTGCCGGCGCCAATATTTTCTGGGGAGGAAAGGATGGATATGATTTTAAAAACAAGCACACCGTACTGAAAGAGGCAAATGCGGCTAACGGCAATGTTGCGGACCTGAACAAGGATGGATACCTGGATCTCGTGATCGGATTTTTTGATAAAATGGATGGCAGTACAACGGATCTTGTTATCTACTATGGTTCCAAAGACGGGCTGGAAACAAAGAACCGCGTTGCTATCAGCAGTGAGGGCAGGTCTACCAGTCCAACCATCGGCGACTACAATAAGGACGGCTGGCTGGATATTGCCGTAGCTTCCTATAGCAAAGATCTGTTGCGCATTTTTTACGGTGGTCCAAAAGGATTTGATGCCGGTCATCAGAAAACAGTGGATGTACCATCTATCATAGACCTGGAAACAGCTGATCTGAATAATGATGGGTGGCTGGATATCATCGCATGCAGCTACAACGATAGAGTGAATAAACATCACGATACCGGGCTTGAAATTTTATGGGGCAGTGCGGATGGTTTTAATTCATCAAATGCACAATGGTTGCCCAGCTTCACACCATTGGGTCCTGTAGCAGCTGATTTTGATAACGATGGTTACCTGGATCTCTTTTGCCCCGCTTACCTCGGAGATGTAACACGGGAAGATCTGCCCATGAACCTCTATTGGGGCGGTCCCAACGGATTTGACCCCGGCCGCAAAACCGTACTCTTTGCCAATTCTGGTGCGGATGCCTTGGCAGCCGATTTCAACAAGGATGGCAAAATGGATCTGTTAATTGCCAGTCATACCTCCAACGGCTTTCATAGTAAAGGCATGGCAAAATTATACTATAACGACGGACAACGCTTCACCAGCCAGTCCATGAAGGTAGACGATATCCCTTCTCCGGGTTGCCACTGGATGTGGAATGTGGACATGGGGCATGTTTATAACCGGAAATTTGAACAATCTTATACCTCTGCTGTCTTTAACTGGAAACGGAACAATAGTGAAGGGAAAATTGATTACAAAGCGGATATACCTGCCGGTACAAAACTTGTTTTTGCAGTAAGAAGTGCGGATACTAAAGCCACCCTTGACACAAAAGCTTGGCAGCAGGTAGAATCGGATCAGTTTAAGGTAGAAAAAGCGCATCGTTTTCTTCAATATAAAGTCAACTTTATTTCTGATAACGGAGATCGTTATCCGGTGTTGGATAGAGTTTCGGTCACACTTAAATAA
- a CDS encoding RagB/SusD family nutrient uptake outer membrane protein — protein MMKKINQLSISLVMVLLISSCTRDLRLSPISQISNASFWKTEEDAKGGLYGMYVKLRDETAMNFYFWGEARSEIMGPAVGGTAGYEVYYNNTLNAVNVATLYGGISPTWLGLYTLVHDANLILKYVPGINFKSEADQNNILAQAYAMRAFAYFVMARTWGGVPLVTEPTEGYSPTTTQKPKATVEEIFAFIKQDLEAAIKLYPNANYQTGRYLWTLPATNALKADVYLWTGKRLGGGNTDFTAALNALNEVEKSDVALLPKFVDVFDYTNKGNKEVIMAVRFQELESQQTVYNTMFSNKMPANITDASKAALGGVGLTAFSDFWWMPTALLRNQFSTDDQRKAASYVDIYTKEPGGGPDKYGYSVQFKHKGVISGGVRAFYDDYILYRYADILLMKAEAKNALNQDPSTEINKVRARAYGSNMSGHTFVGGSPADNDAAILKERLLELAFEGKRWWDLIRFDKAFDLVPSLQGKSAQKYLMLFPISEATLSLDPKVKQNDGY, from the coding sequence ATGATGAAGAAGATAAATCAACTATCGATAAGTCTGGTGATGGTGCTTTTAATCTCATCCTGTACCAGGGATCTCAGGTTGAGTCCAATAAGCCAGATCTCAAACGCTTCTTTCTGGAAAACAGAAGAAGATGCCAAAGGTGGCTTATATGGTATGTATGTTAAATTAAGAGACGAAACAGCCATGAATTTTTACTTCTGGGGCGAAGCCAGAAGCGAAATAATGGGGCCCGCAGTAGGCGGTACCGCCGGCTATGAAGTTTATTATAATAACACCCTCAACGCTGTGAATGTGGCTACCCTCTACGGTGGTATATCACCGACCTGGCTTGGATTGTATACTTTGGTGCACGACGCAAACCTGATCCTTAAATATGTTCCCGGGATTAATTTCAAATCGGAGGCAGATCAAAACAATATCCTGGCGCAAGCCTATGCTATGCGTGCCTTTGCTTATTTTGTAATGGCCAGAACCTGGGGCGGTGTTCCGCTGGTAACCGAACCTACTGAAGGGTATAGCCCAACAACCACACAAAAACCAAAAGCAACGGTAGAAGAAATATTTGCCTTTATTAAACAGGATCTGGAAGCAGCCATCAAATTGTATCCGAATGCTAATTATCAAACCGGCAGGTATTTATGGACATTGCCTGCAACGAATGCCCTGAAAGCGGATGTGTATTTATGGACCGGCAAAAGATTGGGAGGTGGAAATACAGATTTTACAGCTGCATTAAATGCGCTGAATGAAGTAGAAAAAAGTGATGTAGCCTTGTTACCAAAATTTGTAGATGTTTTTGATTATACAAATAAGGGGAATAAGGAAGTCATCATGGCAGTGCGGTTTCAGGAGCTGGAATCACAACAGACCGTGTATAATACCATGTTCTCCAATAAAATGCCTGCTAACATTACGGATGCGTCCAAAGCTGCGTTGGGTGGGGTAGGACTTACCGCTTTCTCTGATTTTTGGTGGATGCCTACCGCTTTGTTACGCAACCAGTTTTCTACGGATGATCAGCGTAAAGCCGCTTCTTATGTGGACATCTACACGAAGGAGCCCGGCGGCGGGCCCGACAAGTATGGATACTCTGTGCAGTTCAAACACAAGGGAGTTATCAGTGGTGGGGTAAGAGCTTTTTATGATGACTACATATTGTATCGCTATGCGGATATATTATTGATGAAGGCTGAAGCCAAAAATGCATTGAACCAGGACCCTTCCACCGAGATCAATAAAGTGAGAGCCAGGGCATATGGATCAAATATGTCCGGTCACACTTTTGTAGGTGGGTCCCCGGCAGATAATGATGCAGCCATTCTGAAAGAAAGATTGCTGGAACTGGCATTCGAAGGTAAACGCTGGTGGGATCTGATCCGGTTTGATAAAGCCTTCGACCTGGTGCCTTCACTACAGGGGAAATCAGCACAGAAGTATCTCATGCTGTTTCCGATTTCTGAAGCTACTTTAAGTCTCGATCCCAAAGTGAAGCAAAATGATGGCTACTGA
- a CDS encoding succinylglutamate desuccinylase/aspartoacylase family protein, protein MKENIEMSKTYQITGKKSGPRVLISAGVHGDEYEPMLSVLELIKLLPATLQSGTVTLVPVVNTSAFRQGTRRGKDGLDLARICPGNPQGTESEIAAAAISQLIRQADYYIDLHTGGCLYDIFPLAGYMLHASPAVLEKQQAMAKAFNLPVIWGTDSTPDGRTLSVARDANVPAIYAEYGGSGVPQKKIVQAYTTGCIGVLKQLQMMGDAGTEEQATPYWVEDYTPDGGYLQGKMPAPVEGIFEPSVALGAEVKKGELWGTITHPTDNIQQQVYADTNGIVLFLRTAPFVKTGDALGGILPITKPGKLVINGK, encoded by the coding sequence ATGAAGGAGAACATTGAGATGAGCAAAACGTATCAAATAACAGGAAAGAAAAGTGGCCCGCGCGTATTGATATCCGCAGGGGTACATGGCGATGAATATGAACCTATGCTCTCCGTCCTGGAGTTAATTAAATTATTACCGGCCACACTGCAATCCGGCACAGTTACCCTTGTACCGGTAGTGAATACAAGTGCGTTCCGGCAGGGAACCCGCCGGGGAAAAGATGGACTGGATCTCGCGAGGATTTGTCCGGGCAACCCGCAGGGAACGGAATCGGAGATAGCTGCTGCAGCAATTAGTCAGCTGATCAGACAGGCGGATTATTATATCGATCTGCATACGGGCGGATGCCTGTATGATATTTTTCCTTTGGCGGGATATATGTTACATGCATCACCCGCTGTACTGGAAAAGCAACAAGCTATGGCAAAAGCCTTTAACCTGCCGGTGATCTGGGGTACAGATAGCACGCCGGATGGCAGAACGTTATCGGTAGCAAGAGATGCAAATGTTCCTGCTATCTATGCAGAGTATGGTGGCAGCGGTGTTCCGCAAAAGAAAATCGTACAGGCTTATACAACGGGATGCATCGGTGTTTTAAAACAATTGCAGATGATGGGTGATGCAGGTACCGAGGAGCAGGCCACCCCTTACTGGGTGGAAGACTATACACCCGATGGTGGTTATTTACAGGGCAAGATGCCCGCACCTGTGGAGGGTATCTTTGAACCCTCCGTGGCATTGGGTGCTGAAGTGAAAAAAGGAGAACTATGGGGAACTATCACCCATCCAACGGATAACATACAACAACAGGTATACGCAGATACAAATGGCATTGTACTGTTTTTGAGAACGGCTCCTTTTGTTAAAACCGGTGATGCATTAGGCGGCATCTTACCCATTACAAAACCCGGAAAACTGGTGATCAATGGAAAGTAA
- a CDS encoding TonB-dependent receptor, producing MGKRTTQIVSCLSSGCIHRMFAWNKHYYLSLLLLLFSFSTMAQTTVTGTVSDPAGEKLVGVTVKVKGSNQGVTTGSNGAFTLSTPADAVLVVSYIGFQTQEVPVSGQSKLNITLQTAASGLNEVLVIGFGKQSRDLVTSSISKLDKAVLENVPYSNVASALEGTIAGVRVQSTSGQPGAAPRVIVRGGTSINNPDGSAPLYIVDGVTRTDMNGLSGDDIESIQVLKDAASTAIYGARGSNGVVVVTTKSGKAGRTQVSYNYNLTFSNIAKKYDFVSARDFINYMRLGNAAEGKTIADQHIEGPANTANDLTNQTAFTPQYLTPENEYKLNEGWESMPDPLDPSKTIIFKNTDFQDVLFRTGVTHNHNIAVSGGTEKATFNLGVGYLTDKGIALTSKFNRLSLNFNGDLKVRDNLKFFARLMYTNTDSKDVFGSVNNMFGRSIATPPTTKYAFEDGSLAPGQNSSIGNPAYYSSTQDVKNIIDYFTIVVGGRWDLLPGLAFEPQVSLYKVSGYNRLFQQAYYNGVSSYVDSRAANAGYNDNLNKQVNAVFSYNKSLLNGHNIDATAGFSYLGTRVSNLAANGRGAATDLIPTLNASAEPVSVSGAETELVTEGYFARVNYNFQQRYLVSLSSRYDGASNLGDNQKWGLFPGISVGWNMHKENFWKTLPEDLFQLKLRASYGVNGNISGLGPYQAQGQYSVGSRYAGNAAVQNTVVSNSGLAWEQSKTFDAGFDLGVFNRRVNVMFDYYNRITENLLTNFSLPHSTGFASVLTNLGSLQNRGIEIEVTAQVLPAASALQWNASLNVAKVKTTILKLPENGTENNRIGGVYVWDPKIGDYAWKGGLQEGGAIGDLYAYKQMSIYATDKEAATAPWDVIMTRADKSKSGGDVNWLDGDRNDTIDTRDRFYMGNIYPTWTGGISNTFSYKNFSLSVRLDYASGHTIYNYTGATSVGQFQGSNNLSTEVLSSWKEQGDITDVPKFYWADQQWHNNLYRGNSRYYEKGDFLAVREVSLSYSFPQQMLRRMKLANLRCYVSGHNLHYFTNYTGLNPEEGGTDNGRYPLPRNIIFGLNVTL from the coding sequence AGCTTTCACCCTGAGTACTCCCGCTGATGCGGTACTCGTGGTATCCTATATCGGTTTTCAGACACAGGAAGTACCCGTGAGTGGTCAGAGCAAATTAAATATCACCCTGCAAACCGCTGCTTCAGGATTGAATGAAGTACTGGTAATAGGATTTGGTAAACAATCAAGAGATCTGGTAACCAGCTCGATTTCAAAACTGGATAAAGCTGTACTGGAAAATGTACCTTATTCCAACGTGGCCTCTGCACTGGAAGGAACCATCGCCGGTGTACGTGTACAAAGTACTTCCGGACAACCGGGCGCTGCTCCCCGGGTGATCGTTCGTGGTGGAACATCCATCAATAACCCCGATGGCTCTGCACCTTTATATATTGTGGATGGTGTTACAAGAACAGACATGAATGGCCTGAGCGGCGATGATATTGAATCTATCCAGGTATTGAAAGATGCGGCTTCCACCGCTATTTATGGCGCCCGTGGTTCCAACGGTGTAGTAGTGGTAACCACAAAATCCGGCAAGGCCGGCCGCACACAGGTATCCTATAACTATAACCTTACTTTTTCCAATATCGCCAAGAAGTATGACTTCGTTTCTGCCAGGGATTTTATTAACTATATGCGATTAGGAAATGCGGCGGAAGGAAAGACAATAGCAGATCAACACATTGAAGGACCAGCCAATACCGCAAATGACCTTACCAATCAAACTGCTTTTACGCCCCAATATCTGACCCCTGAAAATGAATACAAACTGAATGAAGGCTGGGAGAGTATGCCGGATCCTTTAGATCCATCTAAAACCATTATTTTTAAAAACACCGATTTCCAGGATGTATTGTTCAGAACCGGCGTTACCCACAATCATAACATCGCTGTTTCCGGTGGTACAGAAAAGGCCACTTTTAACCTGGGCGTAGGATATCTTACCGATAAAGGGATTGCTTTAACTTCCAAATTCAACCGTCTTTCCCTGAACTTTAACGGCGACCTGAAAGTAAGGGATAACCTGAAATTCTTTGCACGCCTGATGTATACCAACACAGACAGCAAAGATGTATTTGGTAGTGTGAACAACATGTTCGGAAGATCTATTGCTACACCACCTACCACCAAATATGCATTTGAAGATGGCTCACTGGCCCCGGGCCAGAACAGCTCAATAGGTAATCCTGCTTATTATTCGAGTACACAGGATGTTAAAAATATCATTGATTACTTCACCATAGTAGTGGGTGGTCGCTGGGATCTATTACCCGGCCTGGCATTCGAACCACAGGTGTCCCTGTATAAAGTATCCGGTTACAACCGCTTATTTCAACAGGCATATTATAACGGGGTTTCTTCTTACGTAGATTCCCGCGCTGCCAATGCAGGCTACAATGATAACCTCAACAAACAGGTGAATGCTGTATTTTCTTATAACAAATCATTGCTCAACGGTCATAATATAGACGCCACCGCAGGGTTTTCCTACCTGGGTACCAGGGTGAGCAACTTAGCGGCCAATGGACGCGGAGCCGCCACAGATCTGATTCCTACATTGAATGCTTCTGCTGAACCTGTATCTGTTAGTGGCGCTGAAACTGAATTGGTCACCGAAGGATATTTCGCCAGGGTGAACTATAATTTCCAACAAAGATACCTGGTATCGCTTAGCAGTCGTTATGACGGTGCTTCCAACCTGGGCGACAATCAGAAGTGGGGCTTGTTTCCCGGTATTTCTGTAGGATGGAATATGCATAAGGAAAACTTCTGGAAGACCCTTCCCGAAGACCTGTTTCAATTGAAGTTGAGAGCAAGCTACGGGGTGAATGGTAATATCAGCGGACTAGGACCCTACCAGGCGCAAGGCCAATATAGCGTGGGTTCCCGCTATGCCGGTAATGCAGCGGTGCAGAACACCGTTGTGTCCAATTCCGGACTGGCATGGGAACAATCCAAAACTTTTGATGCAGGGTTTGACCTGGGTGTTTTTAACAGGAGAGTCAATGTAATGTTTGATTATTATAATCGCATCACCGAGAACCTGTTAACCAACTTTTCTTTGCCACATTCAACAGGTTTTGCAAGTGTGCTGACGAACCTGGGATCGCTGCAAAACAGGGGGATAGAAATTGAAGTCACTGCGCAGGTGTTACCTGCTGCAAGCGCCCTTCAATGGAATGCATCATTGAATGTAGCCAAAGTGAAAACCACCATACTTAAACTTCCTGAAAATGGTACGGAGAATAACCGGATAGGCGGTGTGTATGTATGGGATCCGAAAATCGGTGATTACGCCTGGAAAGGCGGTTTGCAGGAAGGCGGTGCAATAGGCGATTTATATGCCTATAAGCAAATGAGTATCTATGCTACCGACAAAGAAGCTGCAACAGCACCATGGGATGTTATCATGACCAGAGCAGATAAATCCAAATCTGGTGGCGATGTAAACTGGCTGGATGGCGATAGGAATGATACCATTGATACCCGCGACCGCTTTTACATGGGTAACATATATCCTACCTGGACCGGTGGTATCTCCAACACTTTCAGTTATAAGAACTTTAGTCTTTCTGTACGCCTGGACTATGCTTCCGGTCATACGATCTACAACTACACAGGCGCTACGAGTGTAGGCCAGTTCCAGGGATCCAACAACCTGTCAACAGAAGTTTTAAGTTCCTGGAAAGAGCAGGGCGATATCACAGATGTTCCCAAATTTTATTGGGCAGACCAGCAATGGCATAATAACTTATACAGGGGCAATTCCCGGTATTATGAGAAAGGGGATTTCCTGGCTGTCAGGGAAGTATCACTCTCCTATAGTTTTCCACAACAAATGCTGAGACGGATGAAACTGGCTAATCTGAGATGTTATGTGTCGGGCCATAACCTGCACTACTTCACAAATTATACGGGCCTGAATCCGGAAGAAGGTGGAACCGACAATGGTAGATATCCACTGCCCCGCAATATTATTTTCGGACTAAACGTGACCCTTTAA